From a region of the Sandaracinaceae bacterium genome:
- a CDS encoding acyl-CoA/acyl-ACP dehydrogenase: MNFIETEEQTLLRQEVRAIAKPFGREYYLKKARAGEPLDELWDAVGAAGYLGVNIPESHGGGGLGISELAMVSEELAAAGCPLLLLLVSPAICGTILARFGTPAQQDTWLPGLATGKQKLVFAITEPDAGSNSHRIATVARREGSEWVLSGTKYYISGVDEADAILVVASTPDVEGRPGLSLFLVDANAPGMTKTPIPMELVAAERQFTLFFDGVRVPHERLIGKPGHGLQQVFLGLNPERILGAAMGNGIARYALSAGARYASERAVFGAPIGTHQGIAHPLAQAKIEVELARLMTSKAAWLFDQGLDAAEAANMAKYAAAEAALAAVDAAIQTHGGNGMSEEYGIAALWGVARTLRIAPVSREMILNFIAQHSLKLPKSY, from the coding sequence ATGAATTTCATCGAGACCGAAGAGCAGACGCTCCTGCGCCAAGAAGTGCGTGCCATCGCGAAGCCGTTCGGGCGCGAGTACTACTTGAAGAAGGCGCGCGCGGGGGAGCCGCTCGACGAACTCTGGGACGCCGTCGGCGCCGCGGGCTACCTGGGCGTGAACATCCCCGAGTCACACGGTGGTGGTGGGCTCGGCATCTCGGAGCTGGCCATGGTCAGTGAAGAGCTGGCCGCCGCGGGCTGCCCGCTGTTGCTGTTGCTGGTGTCGCCCGCCATCTGCGGCACCATCCTCGCGCGCTTCGGCACTCCCGCGCAGCAGGACACGTGGCTGCCTGGCCTCGCCACGGGCAAGCAGAAGCTGGTCTTCGCCATCACGGAGCCGGACGCGGGCTCCAACTCGCACCGCATCGCCACCGTGGCGCGCCGCGAGGGCAGCGAGTGGGTGCTGAGCGGCACCAAGTACTACATCTCGGGCGTCGACGAGGCCGACGCCATCCTGGTGGTCGCGTCCACCCCCGATGTCGAGGGGCGGCCGGGGCTGTCGCTCTTCCTGGTGGACGCGAACGCGCCCGGCATGACCAAGACGCCCATCCCCATGGAGCTGGTCGCGGCCGAGCGGCAGTTCACGCTGTTTTTCGATGGCGTCCGCGTACCCCACGAGCGGCTCATCGGGAAGCCGGGGCACGGGCTGCAGCAGGTGTTCCTGGGCCTCAATCCCGAGCGCATCCTGGGCGCCGCCATGGGCAACGGCATCGCGCGTTATGCGCTCTCGGCGGGCGCGCGCTACGCCAGTGAGCGGGCGGTGTTCGGGGCGCCCATCGGCACGCACCAGGGCATCGCGCACCCCTTGGCGCAGGCCAAGATCGAGGTGGAGCTGGCGCGCCTGATGACCAGCAAGGCGGCGTGGCTCTTCGACCAGGGGCTCGACGCCGCGGAGGCTGCCAACATGGCCAAGTACGCCGCCGCGGAGGCCGCGCTGGCCGCCGTGGACGCCGCCATCCAGACGCACGGTGGCAACGGCATGTCGGAGGAGTACGGCATCGCGGCCCTGTGGGGCGTGGCCCGCACGCTGCGCATCGCGCCGGTCAGCCGCGAGATGATCTTGAACTTCATCGCGCAGCACTCGCTGAAGCTGCCCAAGTCGTACTGA
- a CDS encoding DoxX family protein, which translates to MSNAFSSALERQQSLAYSLLRVVAGFMFTLHGVQKILGLLSERATPAVGSQIWVGGVIELVCGVLIALGLFTRYAAFLASGTMAVAYAQFHWKFAFDREFFPAVNGGELAALYAVVFLFMACHGAGAFSVDALLAKRK; encoded by the coding sequence ATGAGCAACGCCTTCAGCAGCGCCCTCGAGCGCCAGCAGTCCCTCGCCTACTCCCTCCTGCGCGTGGTCGCGGGCTTCATGTTCACGCTGCACGGCGTGCAGAAGATCCTCGGGCTGTTGTCCGAGCGCGCCACCCCAGCGGTGGGCTCGCAGATCTGGGTGGGCGGCGTCATCGAGCTGGTGTGCGGCGTGCTCATCGCGCTCGGGCTGTTCACGCGCTACGCGGCGTTCCTGGCCAGCGGCACCATGGCGGTGGCCTACGCGCAGTTCCATTGGAAGTTCGCGTTCGACCGCGAGTTCTTCCCCGCCGTCAACGGGGGCGAGCTCGCTGCGCTCTACGCCGTGGTGTTCCTGTTCATGGCGTGCCACGGGGCGGGCGCCTTCAGCGTGGACGCGCTGTTGGCGAAGCGGAAGTAG
- the dctP gene encoding TRAP transporter substrate-binding protein DctP, whose translation MSEPTRRSRMNRRTFLTAAALAVPAIATGARSVRAQTSTELRIATTWPAASGPGRALTAWGASVARRTSNALTLRLYFASSMGTDLDFVRKLERGQLEGALLSSWAMGERNAPLFAVDAPGVSTTHAKLDAVRTGMMSAIHDAFSARELKLMGFSDLGAQRVFARRAIVAPPDMVGTRMWAGAFASSAVNPWQRILTAAGVAGNGATVAEVTTQLQSSLLDAYPATALEAVANGWNTRSTHFTGGFHCLGSTATVVTHRAFNALPATSQVVLLETGAQAHVAMRAAVRRDDDAAVATCVRLGATRVDTAPAQAAWAAVLQAARASLVGRAYSAEELARVEQLAASVP comes from the coding sequence ATGAGCGAACCCACCCGACGGTCCCGCATGAATCGACGCACCTTCCTCACCGCGGCTGCACTCGCGGTGCCGGCCATCGCTACCGGCGCCCGCTCGGTGCGCGCCCAGACCTCGACGGAGCTGCGCATCGCGACCACGTGGCCCGCTGCCTCCGGACCGGGCCGCGCGCTCACCGCGTGGGGCGCGTCGGTCGCCCGGCGCACCTCCAACGCGCTCACCCTGCGCCTCTACTTCGCCTCGAGCATGGGCACGGATTTGGACTTCGTACGTAAGCTGGAGCGGGGTCAGCTGGAGGGCGCGCTGCTCTCTTCGTGGGCGATGGGCGAGCGGAATGCCCCCCTCTTCGCCGTCGATGCCCCTGGCGTGAGCACCACACATGCCAAGCTCGACGCGGTCCGCACCGGGATGATGTCCGCCATCCACGACGCGTTCAGCGCGCGGGAATTGAAGCTCATGGGGTTCTCCGACCTGGGTGCGCAGCGCGTCTTCGCGCGCCGAGCCATCGTCGCCCCGCCCGACATGGTGGGCACGCGCATGTGGGCGGGGGCCTTCGCGTCGAGCGCGGTCAATCCGTGGCAGCGCATCCTGACGGCAGCAGGCGTCGCGGGGAACGGCGCGACCGTGGCGGAGGTGACGACCCAGCTGCAATCGAGCCTCCTGGACGCCTACCCCGCGACGGCTCTCGAGGCCGTGGCGAACGGATGGAACACACGCTCCACGCACTTCACAGGGGGATTCCACTGCCTCGGCTCGACCGCCACGGTGGTGACCCACAGAGCGTTCAACGCGCTGCCCGCGACCTCGCAGGTCGTGCTCTTGGAGACGGGCGCGCAGGCCCACGTCGCGATGCGAGCCGCCGTCCGGCGCGACGACGACGCTGCCGTGGCGACGTGTGTCCGCTTGGGTGCCACGCGGGTGGACACCGCGCCGGCCCAGGCTGCATGGGCGGCCGTCCTCCAGGCCGCACGCGCCTCGCTGGTGGGTCGAGCCTACTCGGCCGAGGAGCTGGCGCGGGTGGAGCAGCTGGCCGCCAGCGTCCCCTGA
- a CDS encoding cation:proton antiporter, translated as MHFDSLTRLLLQVGVIIGVSQVFSRLGRRIRQPSVVSEILAGVALGPSLLGVVWPEASAFLFPPTSLDGLEAVAQLGLILFMFLVGLELDPGVMKGRSRSAIAISQAGIVVPFALGLVLASQVHARLSPVDTPFLSFALFLGVAMSITAFPVLARLIDERGLLGSPLGTTALAAAAIDDVTAWCLLAFVVSFVRAEGILSVAITVSLAVVFVVVMATVGRRLLPKLAVPDVAPSRERFTVVLVLVVASASFTHVIGIHALFGAFCLGVALPHDGRFAKGLEERIEDLVVVAMLPIFFAHSGLRTNLGLLDSMEDIVLCVIVVLVAVLGKLGGVTLAARFAGHPWREATTLGVLMNTRGLMELVVLHVGLDLGVLSPKLFTMMVIMALVTTMATGPAVSWLMARRQPELLDSTA; from the coding sequence ATGCACTTCGACTCGCTCACGCGGCTGCTGCTCCAGGTAGGCGTCATCATCGGCGTCTCGCAGGTGTTCTCGCGGCTGGGACGCCGCATCCGGCAGCCGTCGGTGGTCTCCGAGATCCTGGCCGGCGTGGCCCTCGGCCCGTCGCTGCTGGGCGTGGTGTGGCCCGAGGCCTCGGCCTTCCTGTTCCCGCCCACGTCCCTCGACGGGCTCGAGGCCGTGGCGCAGCTCGGCCTGATCCTCTTCATGTTCCTGGTGGGGCTCGAGCTCGACCCGGGCGTGATGAAGGGGCGCAGCCGCAGCGCCATTGCCATCAGCCAGGCCGGCATCGTGGTGCCGTTCGCGCTGGGCCTGGTGCTCGCGTCGCAGGTGCACGCGCGGCTGTCGCCCGTTGACACGCCGTTCTTGTCGTTCGCACTCTTCCTGGGCGTAGCCATGAGCATCACGGCGTTCCCGGTGCTCGCGCGGCTCATCGACGAGCGCGGCCTGCTGGGGTCGCCGCTTGGCACCACCGCCCTGGCCGCCGCGGCCATCGACGACGTCACGGCCTGGTGCCTGCTCGCCTTCGTGGTGTCGTTCGTGCGCGCCGAGGGCATCCTGAGCGTGGCCATTACGGTGTCGCTCGCGGTGGTGTTCGTGGTGGTCATGGCCACCGTGGGGCGGCGCCTGCTGCCGAAGCTGGCCGTGCCCGACGTGGCGCCCAGCCGCGAGCGCTTCACCGTGGTGCTCGTGTTGGTGGTGGCCAGCGCGTCGTTCACGCACGTCATCGGCATCCACGCGCTCTTCGGCGCGTTCTGCCTGGGCGTGGCGCTGCCTCATGACGGCCGCTTCGCGAAGGGCCTCGAAGAGCGGATCGAGGACCTGGTGGTAGTCGCCATGCTGCCCATCTTCTTCGCGCACTCGGGGCTGCGCACCAACCTCGGCCTGCTGGACTCCATGGAGGACATCGTCCTGTGCGTGATCGTGGTCTTGGTGGCCGTGCTCGGAAAGCTGGGCGGCGTGACGCTGGCGGCGCGCTTTGCGGGGCACCCCTGGCGCGAGGCCACCACCCTGGGCGTGCTCATGAACACGCGCGGGCTGATGGAGCTGGTGGTGCTGCACGTGGGCCTCGACCTCGGCGTGCTGTCTCCCAAGCTCTTCACCATGATGGTCATCATGGCCCTGGTCACCACCATGGCCACGGGGCCGGCGGTGTCGTGGCTCATGGCCCGGCGGCAGCCAGAGCTGCTAGACAGCACGGCATGA